The Kwoniella dendrophila CBS 6074 chromosome 3, complete sequence genome contains a region encoding:
- a CDS encoding mitogen-activated protein kinase HOG1 — protein sequence MADFVKLSIFGTVFEVTTRYVDLQPVGMGAFGLVCSAKDQLSGTSVAIKKIMKPFSTPVLSKRTYRELKLLKHLRHENIISLSDIFISPLEDIYFVTELLGTDLHRLLTSRPLEKQFIQYFLYQILRGLKYVHSAGVVHRDLKPSNILVNENCDLKICDFGLARIQDPQMTGYVSTRYYRAPEIMLTWQKYDVAVDIWSTGCIFAEMLEGKPLFPGKDHVNQFSIITELLGTPPDDVIQTIASENTLRFVQSLPKREKVPFATKFPNADPLSLDLLEKMLVFDPRTRISAAEGLAHEYLAPYHDPTDEPSAAEVFDWSFNDADLPVDTWKVMMYSEILDFHNLGDISQNEAEGPVVGEVPPAPAA from the exons ATGGCTGATTTCGTCAAACTTTCCATCTTCGGTACC GTATTCGAAGTTACTACTCGTTATGTTGACCTTCAACCCGTAGGTATGGGTGCTTTCGGTCTTGTTTG TTCCGCAAAGGATCAACTTTCAGGTACATCAGTAGCTATTAAGAAAATCAtgaaacctttttcaactcCCGTGTTGAGTAAAAGAACCTATAGAGAATTGAAATTGCTCAAACACTTGAGACACGAAAAT ATCATCTCATTGAGTGATATTTTCATCTCCCCTCTTGAAGATAT CTACTTTGTCACCGAACTTCTTGGTACCGATTTACATCGATTACTCACTTCCCGACCACTCGAAAAACAATTCATCCAATACTTTTTATACCAAATTCTTAGAGGTTTGAAATACGTACATTCAGCTGGTGTAGTTCACAGAGATTTGAAACCTTCCAACATTTTGGTTAATGAAAACTGtgatttgaag ATCTGCGATTTCGGTCTTGCCCGTATTCAAGATCCTCAAATGACTGGTTACGTTTCTACTCGATACTATAGAGCACCAGAAATCATGTTAACATGGCAAAAGTACGATGTTGCTG TCGATATCTGGAGTACAGGTTGTATCTTTGCTGAAATGTTAGAAGGAAAACCACTATTCCCAGGAAAAGATC ATGTCAACCAATTCTCCATCATCACTGAATTACTCGGTACCCCTCCTGATGATGTTATCCAAACCATTGCCTCAGAGAAC ACCCTCCGATTTGTCCAATCTTTACcaaagagagagaaagtCCCATTCGCTACTAAATTCCCTAATGCCGATCCTCTCT CCCTTGATTTGTTAGAAAAGATGCTTGTCTTTGATCCACGAACACGTATCTCAGCTGCTGAAGGTTTAGCTCATGAATACCTTGCACCATATCACGATCCTACCGATGAACCATCCGCGGCCGAAGTCTTCGATTGGTCATTCAACGATGCTGATTTACCTGTGGATACATGGAAAGTCATGATGTATTCTGAAATCTTAG ATTTCCACAACTTAGGTGATATCTCTCagaatgaagctgaaggacctgttgttggtgaagtgCCACCAGCACCAGCAGCATAA
- a CDS encoding phenylalanine-tRNA ligase, whose translation MASRLGPRLLTSSSRLLTCSRSRIIPTKPASSPFSRLPLSFRYQSTISTPESYKINGVTYKKDEYSNIPQNILDKLDRNLHLLPSHPISILRSIVEEHFKDYKPLIPSSSIVSVKQNFDELGFPPDHPGRSLTDSYYLNKTYMLRTHTSSHEIESYKSNLNKWLLSADVFRRDEIDSSHYPVFHQMEGTHIWENQNLNQLSKLNEELENKLKECNILIEDETKINEKTNPYQPHHIPQHTDEIVRHLKNSLNSLIFRLFGHHAKKGGEPLKVRWIEAYFPFTTPSYEVEVFWQGEWLELLGCGVVMQKTLDLSGVPDKSGWAFGLGLERLSMVLFSIPDIRLFWTEDSRFLNQFKKGEITTFQPYSKYPPCYKDMSFWLPATTSSSSSVKEVEKDHHGASAAGGKLDLGQSSITSINNNTYKAFHENDYCEIVRDVVGDLIESVTLIDEFTHPKTKRKSKCYRLNYRHMDRNLSNEEVNELQDKVQKRVVEEMGIEMR comes from the exons ATGGCTTCTAGACTAGGACCTCGGTTGTTGACGTCTTCATCTCGACTGCTAACATGTTCAAGATCACGGATAATACCGACTAAACCGGCTagttcacctttttcacGTTTACCCCTTTCGTTTCGGTACCAATCTACTATATCTACTCCAGAATCATATAAGATAAATGGAGTAACATACAAAAAGGATGAATATAGTAATATACCTCAAAAtatattagataaattagatagaaatttacatttattaccttcacatccaatatcaatattaaGATCAATTGTTGAAGAACATTTTAAAGATTATAAACCTTtaataccatcatcatcaatcgtTTCTGTTAAACaaaattttgatgaattaggtttcCCACCCGATCATCCAGGTAGATCATTGACTGATAGTTATTATTTAAATAAAACTTATATGTTAAGAACACATACATCATCACATGAAATTGAATcttataaatcaaatttaaatAAATGGTTATTATCCGCTGATGTATTTAGAAGAGATGAAATCGATTCTTCACATTATCCAgtttttcatcaaatggaaGGTACACATATTtgggaaaatcaaaatttaaatcaattatctaaattaaatgaagaattagaaaataaattaaaagaatgTAATATtttaattgaagatgaaactaaaataaatgaaaaaacAAATCCATATCAACCTCATCATATTCCACAACATACAGATGAAATTGTTAGACATTTGAAGAATTCTTTGAATAGTTTAATATTTAGATTATTCGGTCATCATGCTAAGAAAGGTGGTGAACCTTTAAAAGTTAGATGGATTGAAGCTTACTTCCCATTTACAACACCAAGTTATGAAGTTGAAGTCTTTTGGCAAGGTGAATGGTTAGAATTGTTAGGTTGTGGTGTAGTCATGCAAAAGACATTGGATTTATCGG GAGTACCCGATAAATCAGGATGGGCAtttggattaggtttagaaagattatcaatggTATTATTTTCAATTCCTGATATAAGATTATTTTGGACTGaagattcaagatttttaaatcaatttaaaaaaggtgaaattacaACTTTTCAACCTTATTCAAAATATCCACCATGTTATAAAGATATGTCATTTTGGTTACCTGCtaccacatcatcatcgtcatcggtaaaagaagtagaaaaggATCATCATGGTGCTTCTGCTGCAGGAGGTAAATTAGATCTTGGTCAATCCTCCATAAcatcaataaataataaCACATATAAAGCTTTCCATGAAAATGATTATTGTGAAATTGTTAGAGATGTAGTAggtgatttaattgaaaGTGTAACTTTG ATCGACGAATTTACAcatccaaaaacaaaacgaaaatcaaaatgttaTAGATTAAATTATAGACATATGGATAGAAATTTATCCAATGAAGAAGTTAACGAGTTACAGGATAAAGTCCAAAAAAGAGTTGTTGAGGAAATGGGTATTGAAATGAGATAA